The stretch of DNA CCCAACGAAATTAAACTTTATCCTGGCGGTTGGCAACGTGCTATTGAAGGTTACACCAACGGGTATAAAAAATTAGCAGATCAAAAAGTTGATGCAGTTCTTACACCTGAAACAGCATTACCATTTACCTTATCTAATCTCAAACAAGGGTCTTTTTACTCAGCAATTTTAGAAAAAGGTGTTGTTGCTTGGCTAGGAGGTTTTGGAGAACACGGACGTAGTATCACTAATAGTTTATTTACAATTACTGGAACAGGTAAGATTTTCAGTGAATACGACAAAACAAAATTAGTACCTTTAGGTGAATATATCCCTTTTGAAGAATTTTTAGGACGCTTAATCGATCGCCTTTCTCCTTTAGATGCCCATTTAGTAGCTGGTTCACCATCTCAACTATTTGATACACCTTTTGGTAGGGCAATTGTTGGTATTTGCTACGAGTCGGCATTTTCAGAACATTTTCGCCGTCAAGCTACTGCTGGGGGAGAGTTTATTTTAACTGCTTCTAATAATGCCCATTACAGTAAAAGTATGCCAGCCCAACATCATGCCCTAGATGTGATGCGGGCAATAGAAACTGATAGATGGGCGGTAAGGGCAACTAATACTGGATATTCGGGGATTGTTAGTCCTCACGGTAAAACAGTATGGTTGTCTGGGATAAATACTTATGAAATTCATGCAGATACGATTTATCGCCGACAAACGCAAACTTTATATGTACGTTGGGGAGATTGGTTAACACCAGTGTTATTAGTTGGTAGTGCGATCGCTTTATTATACATAGTTAGTTTTAAGATTTAAATTAACCGCAGATAAACGCAGATGTAAGTCAAGATTTTGTCGCTTTATGTAAAAGATATATTCAATTCGTTCCCAGGTTCAGCCTCGAAACGAGTATTTGAGGCTCTGCCTCCTTTATATAAAATGGAATTCTAAGCTGGTATAACATTAAATGAAATACAAACTCGATCCTTATCTCCCGAAAATGGGATTGTGGAGTGCCAAAAATAAGATGGGAAAAGTACTAGCAAACCTTCTTCTGGTTTGACTGTATACTTATCTATCTGGTCGTTGGCTGTTTCATTAATAAATAAATCAGCAAAACTCAAGTTACCTTCGCCACTATTGTTTTGTTTGACAGCATCGGGGATTTGAATATAATAAACACCACTAATTAAACTTTCTGGGTGAATATGGGAGTTTTGAAATCCTTCTGGTTCTAATACTACAGCCCAACCACTGAGTTTCCATGTTTCGGGAAAATCGTTGAAAAAGTTATTTTTTGTGTTTATTGAACAATTACTTAAATAATTCTTGAGATGGCGATTGACTATTTCACTTAATGCTGTGATAACTAAAGCATTGTCTGTAAATATTTCATGAGTTTGACGACCTTTATTTAATGGCTTGCCAGGTCTGTCTTTAAGTAAGGTAGGATGAGCATAGATATATTTGTGCAAGGCAGCATTGTAATCTTTTATACTATTCCAACCTTCTACGCTATCAAACTGATATTTAGCTACTAATTCCGAGTAATCAAAAATAGATTTTGCTTCCTCAATTTTTTCATGCTTTTGAAGTACTAAACCCAAATGAGCATAAGCTTTTGTGTGTCTGGGATTAATTTTACGTGTTTGCTCGAATTGCGCGATCGCACCACTCACATCCCCGATTTCTCCTAACGCAATCCCCAGGTGAGTGTAAGCATCCGCATTTGAATCAATCTCAATAATTCTATGATAAAGTTTAATCGCTTCTTCCCATTGAGACTGTTTACCTAATATTTCTGCCAAACTTGACATAGCTTTAATAGAATTGGGATCGTGTTTAATTGCTTGTTTGTAACACTCAACCGCTTCCTCTTTTTTACCTTGTTGACTCAATACAAAGCCAAGATTTATATAAGCATCTGGTGAATTAGGCGCAAGTTTTGTTACTTCCCGATAACAAGCATCGGCTATTTTAATTCTGCCTTGTTCATAAAATACTGCCCCAATATTAGATAAAGCTGCTGTAGAATAAGGATCAATTGATAAAGCGTGTTCATATACTGCTTGTGCTGCTTTAAGATCACCTTTGCGATAAAAAGCCATCCCTAATGATGTCAAACCTTCAAAAAAGTTTGGCTGAATAGATAGACCCTTATTATAGGATGCGATCGCTTCATCTAATAATCCCTGCTCCTGCAACAAATCACCCACTGTAAAATGGGCGCGTGAATGTCTGGGGTTAGCTGCAATTGCTTGAAATAAAGTTGAAATTGCTTCTGATACTAAATCCTTTTCAGTTAAAGCTATTCCCAAGTTAAAATATGAATCTGCATAGTCAGGCTGAAGTCGCAAAGCATTTTGATAACAGTTAATAGCATCGTCTAGCCGATTAGCTGCACGGTAAACATTTCCTAAATTATTTAAATAACCCACATTG from Oculatellaceae cyanobacterium encodes:
- a CDS encoding TIGR02466 family protein, whose amino-acid sequence is MKQTFNTPNNAVSLAISLHKTGQISQAEEMYEHILKSEPQNAKILNGLGLIKLQTKDEQNALRLISTAVKIEPNNVGYLNNLGNVYRAANRLDDAINCYQNALRLQPDYADSYFNLGIALTEKDLVSEAISTLFQAIAANPRHSRAHFTVGDLLQEQGLLDEAIASYNKGLSIQPNFFEGLTSLGMAFYRKGDLKAAQAVYEHALSIDPYSTAALSNIGAVFYEQGRIKIADACYREVTKLAPNSPDAYINLGFVLSQQGKKEEAVECYKQAIKHDPNSIKAMSSLAEILGKQSQWEEAIKLYHRIIEIDSNADAYTHLGIALGEIGDVSGAIAQFEQTRKINPRHTKAYAHLGLVLQKHEKIEEAKSIFDYSELVAKYQFDSVEGWNSIKDYNAALHKYIYAHPTLLKDRPGKPLNKGRQTHEIFTDNALVITALSEIVNRHLKNYLSNCSINTKNNFFNDFPETWKLSGWAVVLEPEGFQNSHIHPESLISGVYYIQIPDAVKQNNSGEGNLSFADLFINETANDQIDKYTVKPEEGLLVLFPSYFWHSTIPFSGDKDRVCISFNVIPA
- the lnt gene encoding apolipoprotein N-acyltransferase, encoding MKLRLGIALVSGILMGLTPAPLNAWFLAWFALAPLWVLVVKNQKLASSNRLLFILQPLLWGIGYHGLALSWITGIHPMTWMGVPWLTSLAIASFCWLFIALWGASLVIAWATCLSWINHKFKILPWLRVLIGTALWCGLEAFWSSGALWCASLSYTQSPHNLLILHLGQISGYSTVTAAIVAVNGLIAEAWLNRKDTKKQHFTASLQSTFSWSYFNTAIILLIGLHIIGFQLYNRPLTQSTTTALKVGIIQGNIPNEIKLYPGGWQRAIEGYTNGYKKLADQKVDAVLTPETALPFTLSNLKQGSFYSAILEKGVVAWLGGFGEHGRSITNSLFTITGTGKIFSEYDKTKLVPLGEYIPFEEFLGRLIDRLSPLDAHLVAGSPSQLFDTPFGRAIVGICYESAFSEHFRRQATAGGEFILTASNNAHYSKSMPAQHHALDVMRAIETDRWAVRATNTGYSGIVSPHGKTVWLSGINTYEIHADTIYRRQTQTLYVRWGDWLTPVLLVGSAIALLYIVSFKI